In Alphaproteobacteria bacterium, a single genomic region encodes these proteins:
- a CDS encoding DUF2794 domain-containing protein, protein MGTLHHFSRPRAASQPASGATGRRPARVSFNRQELGQILNVYSRNVMRGEWKDYAIDHGDSMALFSIFNGQHNHPVFAVAKLGGKSKRRGFAVYAGSKKLRQGAELADVLSVFDRKLKLVVSRQG, encoded by the coding sequence ATGGGAACCCTTCATCACTTCAGCCGCCCGCGGGCGGCCAGCCAACCGGCATCCGGCGCAACCGGCCGGCGACCCGCCCGGGTCAGCTTCAATCGCCAGGAACTCGGACAGATCCTGAACGTCTACAGCCGCAACGTCATGCGCGGCGAGTGGAAGGATTACGCCATCGACCACGGCGATTCGATGGCACTCTTCAGCATCTTCAATGGCCAGCACAACCATCCGGTCTTTGCCGTGGCCAAGCTGGGGGGCAAATCAAAGCGGCGAGGCTTTGCCGTCTACGCCGGAAGCAAGAAGCTGCGCCAGGGGGCGGAATTGGCCGATGTGCTGAGTGTGTTCGACCGCAAGCTCAAGCTGGTCGTCTCGCGCCAGGGCTAA